In Rana temporaria chromosome 3, aRanTem1.1, whole genome shotgun sequence, a single window of DNA contains:
- the LOC120930680 gene encoding olfactory receptor 1-like produces the protein MISRVILLGFQVSPLFRRILFSLFLIIYCVTMYGNLQTITLVSYSKNLQTPMYTFLTQLSISDILLSSDIVPSLLYVLLSNSGVMSFSSCIAQFYFFILTEIYDLFLLTVMSYDRFLAICNPLMYNTVMSHVFCLQLIVLSWSLSIFFSLVEFLTVYNLWFCGPNIIDHFFCDMEPLLDLSCSDISMIQIEIIILSIPMIIFPFGFIIISYIKIIYSILRISSTTGRQKAFSTCSSHLAVVSIFYGTLFFTYVLPIRGKPWGLSKIGSLLYTVFTPLINPIIYSLRNKDIKSALVKSVHSFHSRFLSK, from the coding sequence ATGATCAGCAGAGTCATACTCTTGGGATTTCAGGTGTCTCCTCTCTTCCGAAGGATCCTCTTTAGTTTGTTTCTCATAATATATTGTGTGACAATGTATGGAAACCTCCAGACCATCACACTGGTGTCCTACAGCAAGAACCTCCAAACTCCAATGTATACCTTCCTCACCCAACTCTCCATATCAGACATTCTTCTGAGTTCAGACATTGTACCTAGCTTGCTCTATGTTCTACTAAGTAATAGTGGTGTCATGTCCTTTTCCAGCTGTATAGCtcaattttatttctttatattgacAGAAATCTATGACTTATTTCTCCTCACTGTGATGTCATATGATCGATTTTTGGCTATATGTAACCCTCTAATGTACAACACGGTGATGAGCCATGTTTTCTGTTTGCAATTGATTGTTCTGTCATGGTcactgagtatttttttttccctggttgAATTCCTAACCGTGTACAATTTATGGTTTTGTGGACCAAACATTATTGACCATTTTTTCTGTGATATGGAACCTCTTCTGGACCTTTCTTGTTCTGACATCTCCATGATTCAGATAGAAATTATAATCTTATCTATTCCCATGATCATATTTCCATTTGGCTTTATTATCATATCTTACATTAAAATTATTTACAGCATTCTAAGAATTTCATCGACTACAGGCAGGCAGAAAGCCTTCTCAACTTGCAGTTCTCACTTGGCTGTGGTCTCTATTTTTTATGGAACCCTGTTCTTTACTTATGTACTGCCCATAAGAGGAAAACCATGGGGCCTGAGCAAAATTGGATCACTTTTGTACACTGTTTTCACTCCATTGATAAATCCAATTATCTATAGCTTGAGAAATAAAGATATTAAGTCAGCCTTAGTAAAATCTGTTCACAGCTTCCACTCAAGGTTTCTTTCAAAGTAG